From the Corythoichthys intestinalis isolate RoL2023-P3 chromosome 13, ASM3026506v1, whole genome shotgun sequence genome, one window contains:
- the LOC130928001 gene encoding transcription factor Adf-1-like, whose protein sequence is MNPVDEMLIEEVRKYDHLYNVSSTNYKDCQMANNSWKEIAATLGLEVSECTKKWKNLRDKYVRVRKRMATRSGDPASQKVPTFYHLMSWLAPNVKHREMDSNYVDEVSPGSSSKDEGEFSSSSSSAQSQCSTPDLPSPSASPVPPASPAPSASPAPSLAQKSPLSRPKRRRDPTDELLFKHLSRLEKVRHELRQSVDAYTRFGQTVAELVRQAPEDQRSALMVKILTVIHESE, encoded by the exons atgaatCCAGTCGACGAGATGCTGATtgaagaggtccgcaagtacgacCACCTCTATAATGTGTCGTCAACgaattataaagattgccaaatggcgaaCAACTCATGGAAGGAGATAGCGGCAACTCTGGGGTTGGAGGTATCGGAGTGTACGAAGAAATGGAAGAACCTCCGCGACAAGTACGTGCGAGTGCGaaagcgaatggccacacgaagcggtgatccAGCCAGCCAAAAAGTGCCCACATTTTACCACCTGATGTCCTGGCTGGCACCAAACGTCAAGCACCGGGAAATGGATTCAAATTACGTGGACGAG GTGTCACCAGGCTCATCATCCAAAGATGAAGGGGAATTttcctcatcatcatcatcagcgcAGTCCCAGTGCTCCACACCGGACCTTCCATCTCCATCCGCATCCCCTGTTCCTCCTGCATCCCCTGCTCCTTCTGCATCCCCTGCTCCTTCTCTTGCCCAAAAGTCTCCCCTGTCTCGCCCAAAAAGGAGGCGGGATCCAACGGATGAGTTGCTATTCAAGCACCTTTCCAGGCTTGAGAAAGTGAGGCATGAGCTGAGGCAGAGTGTAGATGCATACACAAGGTTTGGGCAAACTGTGGCCGAACTTGTGCGGCAAGCGCCAGAGGACCAGAGGAGTGCTCTCATGGTAAAGATTCTCACAGTGATCCACGAAAGTGAATGA